In Pirellulales bacterium, the DNA window GACCGACACCAGCGATTACACCACCGCGACCGGCAGCGTGATGCTCGCCGTCAATCAGGCCACACCGACCCTGAACTGGCCGACGCCGGCCGCCATCACCTACGGTACGGCCCTGACCGGTACGCAACTCGATGCCACTGCCAACGTCGCCGGGAGTTTTAGCTACTCACCGGCCACCGGCACGGCACTCGGCGCGGGGCAGCAACCGCTGAGCGTCACGTTCACGCCGACCGACACCAGCGATTACACCACCGCGACCGGCAGCGTGATGCTCGCCGTCAATCAGGTCACACCGACCCTGAACTGGCCGACGCCGGCCGCCATCACCTACGGTACGGCCCTGAGCGGCACGCAACTCGACGCCACTGCCACCATCGGCGGCTCGACGCTCGCCGGGACTTTCACCTATACGTTGGCGGACGGCACGCCCGTGTCCTCCGGCAGCGTGCTGGACGCTGGGCAAAACCAGGTGCTCAATGTCGCCTTCACGCCCACCGATACGACGGATTATGCGACCGACACGGCCCAGGTCGAGGTCAACGTCGACCCGGCGCCGCTGACGATCACTGCCGACGATACGAGCAAGGTCTACGGAGCGGCGCTGCCAACGCTCACCGTCAGCTATTCGGGTTTCGTGAACGGTGACACCGCGGCCAATCTGGCGACGACACCGACGCTCTCGACGACGGCGACGGTCAGCAGCCATGTCTCCGGCAGCCCCTACGCAATCACGGCCGGCGGCGCCGTCGATACCGACTATACGATCAGCTACGTCGCCGGCGCGCTGAGGGTCACGCCTGCCAGGTTGACGGTCGAGGCCAACGATGCGAGCAAGGCCCAGGGCGCGCCCAACCCGACCTTCACCGATACCATCAGCGGTTTCGTCAATGGCGACAAGAGCAGCGTCGTCAGCGGCACCGCGAGCTTGAGCACCACGGCCACGACGACCAGCGGCGTGGGAAGCTACCCGATCATCGCGGCCCTGGGAACGCTCAACGCGGCCGACTATAAGTTTATCTTCGAGGACGGTACGCTCACGGTGACCTCCTCGACGTCGTTCGTTGCCAAAGACGCCGTTTATACGGTCGGCTCCGGCAGCGTCACCATCTCCGCCGCTGGCGGCCTGCTGGCGAACGACACGGGGCCGAGCCAGCTTACCGTGACGGCCGGCACCGTGGTGGGTGCCCAGGGCGGCACCTTCGTGTTCCACGCCGACGGCTCATTCACCTACACGCCGACGACGAATTTCCCTGGCTACGACAATGCGCCGTTCACCGTGACCGATACGTCGGGCGACATGGCCACGCGCACCGTCACCGTGTTATCGCAGCACGCCAGCGTGGTCTGGAAGTTTTACGAGTCGGTGCTGAACCGCGTGCCCGACCCGGCCGGCCTGCAGTATTGGACCAACTATTTCAACAGCGACGGCGATACGGGGCAAATGGCCGTCGGATTCTTCG includes these proteins:
- a CDS encoding MBG domain-containing protein, whose protein sequence is TDTSDYTTATGSVMLAVNQATPTLNWPTPAAITYGTALTGTQLDATANVAGSFSYSPATGTALGAGQQPLSVTFTPTDTSDYTTATGSVMLAVNQVTPTLNWPTPAAITYGTALSGTQLDATATIGGSTLAGTFTYTLADGTPVSSGSVLDAGQNQVLNVAFTPTDTTDYATDTAQVEVNVDPAPLTITADDTSKVYGAALPTLTVSYSGFVNGDTAANLATTPTLSTTATVSSHVSGSPYAITAGGAVDTDYTISYVAGALRVTPARLTVEANDASKAQGAPNPTFTDTISGFVNGDKSSVVSGTASLSTTATTTSGVGSYPIIAALGTLNAADYKFIFEDGTLTVTSSTSFVAKDAVYTVGSGSVTISAAGGLLANDTGPSQLTVTAGTVVGAQGGTFVFHADGSFTYTPTTNFPGYDNAPFTVTDTSGDMATRTVTVLSQHASVVWKFYESVLNRVPDPAGLQYWTNYFNSDGDTGQMAVGFFESTELLDRTITDYYQQYLLRSPDAVGLPYWVGMWQATGGSEQIEAGFADSPEFYNSAGGTPQSWLSGLYQRILDRAPDPQGQQFWLNDYQQQAAAGVDPGTIRHEIAMGFFDSPEAFGDDATGWFREYLFRAPTDAEKAQYVNQMEGGSSDRTIEQEITDLPEYASNPATPADGSASPLADYYQKPAQSQAVVSAKDALFSSL